One part of the Truepera radiovictrix DSM 17093 genome encodes these proteins:
- the nuoH gene encoding NADH-quinone oxidoreductase subunit NuoH → MTPAPNDPLIVTFIKALLLCVLLLGAFAYMTVIERKILGRMQHRLGPNRVGPFGLLQPIADAIKSIFKEDIVVSASDRFVYFLAPFISITFALSAFGAIPAGPAGSLFGFNPWIMDLDIGLLYVFAATSIGVYGIFLAGWASNSKYSLLGGLRSSAQMISYELGLGLSALTVILITGTLNLREIVDTGVWSVSPWLWVPLGIAFVTYVISAVAEVNRTPFDLPEAEQEIVAGYLTEYSSIKWALFQMAEYVNMMTAAAFISTLFLGGWRGPAFVDQIIPGMSEWPFVWLILKMALFMFLFIWLRATLPRFRYDQLMRFGWIWLFEIALLSAIATAAIIAFVL, encoded by the coding sequence GTGACCCCTGCCCCCAACGACCCCTTAATCGTCACCTTTATCAAAGCGCTGCTGCTATGCGTCCTTTTGCTCGGGGCGTTTGCCTACATGACGGTGATCGAGCGCAAGATCCTAGGGCGCATGCAGCACCGGTTGGGGCCGAACCGCGTCGGCCCCTTCGGGCTGTTGCAACCCATCGCCGACGCGATCAAGTCGATTTTCAAAGAGGACATCGTCGTCTCGGCCTCGGACCGCTTCGTCTACTTTTTGGCCCCCTTTATCTCGATCACCTTCGCGCTCTCCGCGTTTGGCGCCATCCCCGCGGGCCCCGCTGGCAGCCTGTTCGGCTTTAACCCCTGGATCATGGACCTCGACATCGGGTTGCTCTACGTCTTTGCGGCGACCAGCATCGGGGTGTACGGGATCTTTTTGGCGGGGTGGGCGTCGAACTCCAAGTACTCGCTCCTGGGGGGTTTACGCTCGTCGGCGCAGATGATCTCGTACGAGTTGGGGCTTGGGCTCTCGGCGCTTACGGTCATCCTGATTACGGGGACCCTTAACCTGCGCGAGATCGTCGATACGGGGGTGTGGTCGGTGAGCCCGTGGCTCTGGGTACCCCTAGGGATAGCGTTCGTGACCTACGTCATCTCAGCCGTCGCGGAGGTGAACCGGACACCCTTCGACCTCCCCGAAGCGGAGCAGGAGATCGTCGCGGGGTACCTCACCGAGTACTCGTCGATCAAGTGGGCGCTCTTTCAGATGGCCGAGTACGTCAACATGATGACGGCTGCCGCCTTTATCAGCACGCTCTTTTTGGGGGGCTGGCGGGGTCCGGCGTTCGTCGACCAGATCATCCCGGGGATGTCCGAGTGGCCGTTTGTCTGGCTTATCCTGAAAATGGCGCTCTTTATGTTTCTCTTTATCTGGCTGCGCGCCACGCTGCCGCGTTTTCGTTACGATCAGCTGATGCGCTTCGGGTGGATCTGGCTCTTTGAGATCGCGCTTCTAAGCGCCATCGCGACCGCGGCTATTATCGCCTTCGTGCTCTAA